The following are from one region of the Amycolatopsis sp. QT-25 genome:
- a CDS encoding response regulator transcription factor, whose product MLLSRMHPKEPAEFVKTVIGYPLDTEGGEAVGRTVSGLRQGQGCQLTPRELEVVRQLAEGKSNRLIARTLGISERTVKVHLKTVFSKFRVASRTEAVLSALRLGLVETGR is encoded by the coding sequence ATGCTGCTTTCCAGAATGCATCCGAAGGAGCCGGCGGAGTTCGTCAAGACGGTGATCGGCTATCCGCTGGACACCGAGGGCGGCGAGGCGGTCGGGAGGACCGTTTCCGGCCTGCGGCAAGGACAGGGTTGCCAGCTCACGCCGCGCGAGCTGGAGGTGGTCCGCCAGCTCGCGGAAGGCAAGTCGAACCGGTTGATCGCCCGGACGCTGGGCATTTCCGAGCGGACGGTCAAGGTGCACTTGAAGACGGTCTTCTCCAAGTTCCGGGTGGCGTCGCGCACAGAGGCGGTCCTGAGCGCCCTGCGACTGGGTTTGGTGGAAACCGGCAGGTAG